ACGGGCCGCGCCGTCTGCATGATCGATCCGATGATGAGCATCTGGGACGCTGCTGCTTTGCAGCCGATCATGGAAGAAGCGGGCGGAACCTTTACCAGTTGGACCGGAGAATCGACGATTTACAGTGGCGACGGCATCGGCACGAATGGCCTGGTGCTGGAAGAAATTCTGGAAGTCTGCCGCAAGTACCCTATGCCCAAGTAGTTACCAAATTGACCGATCGCGGGGCCAGTGCCTTGCGTAAGTAGGGGTCAATCGGTAAACTAGTCCGTTTCGTATCAAGCAATAGACGACCGTCTAGGAGTCGCTGGCAATGGCCAACGTGTGTGAAATTTGTGGCAAGGGCCACAGCATGGGAAATAAGGTTACCCTCCGCGGTAAGGCGAAGTACCTGGGCGGTGTCGGTACCAAGATCACGGGTATCACCCGTCGCAAGTTCAAGCCGAACCTGCAGACCGCCAAGGCAGTGATGCCTGATGGCGAACACAAGAAGCTGAAGGTTTGCACCCAGTGCATCCGCAGCGGTTACGTGAAGAAGGTTGTGCGTCATCGCCCCTTCAAGCTTCCTTCGGAAGAACGCGGCCGCTAGTCT
This genomic window from Bremerella sp. JC817 contains:
- the rpmB gene encoding 50S ribosomal protein L28 — encoded protein: MANVCEICGKGHSMGNKVTLRGKAKYLGGVGTKITGITRRKFKPNLQTAKAVMPDGEHKKLKVCTQCIRSGYVKKVVRHRPFKLPSEERGR